The Deltaproteobacteria bacterium RBG_16_64_85 genome has a segment encoding these proteins:
- a CDS encoding oxidoreductase: protein MNDTAVPRNFALIGAAGYVAPRHMKAIRDTGNRIVCALDKSDSVGILDSFFYDVAFFAEFERFDRHAEKLRRQGGDKRIHYTSICSPNYLHDAHVRFSLRIGADAICEKPLVLNPWNLDALAELEQESGKRIFNILQLRVHPSIIALREKIRQAPAGKKYAIDLTYITARGNWYFASWKGDISKSGGIATNIGVHFFDMLLWVFGGVKHFELHIADDRKITGFLELEKAQVRWFLSVGKEDLPEMAVKEGKTTYRSITVDGEEFEFSGGFVDLHTVIYQEILAGRGFGIEEARPSIDLVHRLRNAVPARNPGSHVHPLLNRP, encoded by the coding sequence ATGAACGACACCGCGGTCCCACGTAATTTCGCCCTTATCGGGGCGGCCGGGTATGTCGCCCCCCGGCACATGAAAGCCATTAGGGATACCGGAAACAGAATCGTTTGTGCGTTGGACAAGTCCGATTCCGTGGGGATCCTCGACAGTTTCTTTTACGACGTGGCCTTCTTCGCCGAGTTTGAGCGGTTTGACCGGCATGCCGAAAAGCTGCGCCGGCAGGGAGGTGACAAACGTATCCACTATACCAGCATCTGCTCCCCGAACTATCTGCACGATGCGCATGTGCGCTTTTCCCTGCGTATTGGTGCCGATGCGATATGCGAGAAACCGCTTGTTCTCAACCCTTGGAACCTGGACGCCCTTGCGGAGCTGGAACAGGAATCGGGAAAGAGGATATTCAATATTCTACAGCTAAGGGTCCATCCTTCGATCATCGCTCTGCGGGAGAAAATCCGACAGGCCCCGGCGGGGAAAAAGTATGCAATTGACCTAACTTATATCACCGCCCGGGGGAACTGGTACTTTGCCTCCTGGAAAGGGGATATCAGCAAGTCCGGCGGGATTGCCACCAATATCGGCGTTCACTTCTTCGATATGCTTTTATGGGTTTTCGGCGGTGTAAAACACTTCGAATTGCACATTGCCGACGACCGCAAAATTACCGGTTTCCTGGAGCTTGAGAAAGCGCAGGTGCGTTGGTTTCTCTCGGTGGGGAAGGAGGACCTTCCCGAGATGGCCGTAAAGGAAGGAAAGACCACGTACCGCTCCATCACCGTTGATGGAGAAGAGTTCGAATTCTCCGGAGGCTTCGTCGATCTCCACACGGTCATCTACCAGGAAATCCTTGCAGGCCGGGGTTTCGGAATCGAGGAGGCTCGCCCATCGATCGACCTTGTGCATAGATTGCGGAATGCCGTGCCTGCACGAAATCCAGGCTCCCATGTCCATCCGTTACTGAACAGACCCTAG
- a CDS encoding serine acetyltransferase: MDYFVHESSYVDEGAQIGKGTKIWHFSHVLSGAKIGEYCSLGQNVSIAGGTVMGNHVKVQNNVSVYEGTVIEDDVFLGPSCVLTNVTNPRSQVIRKSLYEKTLIRRGASIGANATVVCGITIGRYAFIAAGAVIAKDVPDYALVIGVPARQKGWMSRHGHVLKDPDPKGIYTCPESGLQYKEVEQGILRCLDLDEDAPLPKELAVGKVFYREVRKK; encoded by the coding sequence ATGGACTACTTTGTCCATGAATCGTCGTATGTCGACGAAGGAGCGCAAATCGGCAAAGGAACGAAAATCTGGCATTTTTCACACGTCCTTAGCGGGGCGAAGATCGGTGAGTATTGCAGTCTTGGACAAAATGTTTCCATTGCCGGAGGAACGGTCATGGGAAATCACGTCAAGGTGCAGAACAACGTATCGGTTTATGAAGGAACTGTCATTGAGGATGATGTTTTCCTTGGTCCGTCGTGCGTTTTAACAAATGTGACGAATCCGCGTTCCCAGGTTATTCGAAAATCCTTATATGAAAAGACCCTGATCCGACGCGGTGCTTCCATCGGGGCCAATGCGACGGTGGTGTGCGGCATCACCATAGGCCGGTATGCATTTATCGCTGCCGGCGCCGTTATCGCGAAGGATGTCCCCGACTACGCTCTTGTGATAGGGGTCCCGGCGCGTCAAAAAGGGTGGATGAGCCGTCATGGCCACGTTCTCAAGGATCCGGATCCGAAGGGCATCTATACCTGTCCGGAAAGTGGTCTTCAATATAAGGAAGTGGAGCAGGGAATCCTTCGTTGTCTTGACCTGGATGAGGATGCCCCGTTGCCGAAGGAGCTGGCTGTCGGAAAGGTTTTTTACAGGGAAGTCCGGAAGAAATAA
- a CDS encoding polysaccharide export protein, whose translation FNLFVDRDGMIRLPKVGVVSVAGLPFKEAKELIQKEYSKYFSGFEMNVSMGALRTITVYVVGNAQWPGAYTISSLSTIVNAMFAAGGPNKNGSMRDIQVKRDGRETVHFDLYDLLLKGDKSNDIRLMPQDVVFIPPIGPVAAIAGSVNNPALYELKSETKISQLVEMAGGMNTVAFKGRIQIERIVENTRQTVFESDLEKMKEQEISLQSGDIVKVYQVVPDKRVVRVSGAVQREGEYGFNPGMTVKDLMLLTGGPKYYTNKKEAELTRVTVTDQGPKTEKVILNLEKALEGESGDNLPLRENDYLFVRTVPEWKLYQTVTISGEVKYPGTYTIRKGEKLSSLITRAGGFTDRAYLKGAVFTRERVREIQQKQLDESADRLEREMAARGTLAVAAASSPEEAQIKSSETQQMKGFLAKVRQAKAKGRLVVPISDIGKGKGATEYIELEEGDSLFIPANPQSVQVSGSVFNQTAFVYDGNKGISDYIKLAGGYTENADKKRIYLLKVDGTAVRPEEGFTSIFWSKTSSQWESGGKQLDPGDTIVVPEQLERIAWMREIKDITQILYQIAVTAGVLLVAF comes from the coding sequence TTCAATCTCTTCGTGGACAGGGACGGGATGATCCGGCTTCCGAAAGTCGGGGTCGTCAGCGTGGCCGGCCTGCCTTTCAAGGAGGCCAAGGAACTCATCCAGAAGGAGTACTCGAAATACTTCAGTGGCTTCGAGATGAACGTGAGCATGGGCGCGCTTCGGACGATCACGGTCTACGTGGTGGGGAACGCCCAGTGGCCCGGAGCCTACACGATCTCGTCCCTCTCGACCATCGTCAACGCCATGTTCGCGGCGGGGGGACCGAACAAGAACGGGTCGATGCGGGATATCCAGGTCAAGCGGGACGGGCGGGAGACCGTCCATTTCGACCTGTACGACCTGCTGCTGAAAGGGGACAAGAGCAACGACATCCGGCTGATGCCGCAGGACGTCGTCTTCATCCCCCCGATCGGCCCCGTTGCCGCCATCGCCGGCAGCGTGAACAACCCGGCCCTCTATGAACTCAAGTCGGAAACGAAGATCTCCCAGTTGGTCGAGATGGCGGGGGGAATGAATACCGTCGCCTTCAAGGGACGCATCCAGATCGAACGGATCGTGGAAAATACTCGACAGACTGTCTTCGAATCGGATCTAGAGAAGATGAAGGAGCAGGAAATCTCCCTCCAGTCGGGGGATATCGTCAAGGTCTACCAGGTGGTCCCGGACAAGCGGGTCGTGCGGGTCTCCGGCGCCGTGCAACGGGAAGGGGAGTATGGGTTCAACCCGGGGATGACGGTCAAAGACCTGATGCTGCTGACGGGGGGGCCGAAGTATTACACCAACAAAAAAGAGGCGGAACTAACGCGGGTCACGGTGACGGACCAGGGGCCGAAGACCGAAAAGGTCATCCTGAACCTGGAAAAGGCGCTGGAGGGAGAGTCGGGAGATAACCTGCCTCTGCGGGAAAACGATTACCTGTTCGTACGAACGGTGCCGGAATGGAAGCTCTACCAGACGGTCACCATTTCGGGGGAGGTCAAGTACCCGGGGACCTACACGATCCGGAAAGGGGAAAAACTGTCCTCCCTGATCACGAGGGCGGGGGGGTTCACGGACCGGGCATACCTGAAGGGGGCCGTCTTTACGCGCGAACGGGTGCGCGAAATCCAGCAGAAGCAGCTCGACGAGAGCGCGGACCGGCTGGAAAGGGAGATGGCCGCGAGAGGGACTCTCGCAGTGGCTGCGGCCTCGAGTCCCGAAGAGGCCCAGATCAAGTCATCGGAAACCCAACAGATGAAGGGATTCCTTGCGAAGGTCAGGCAGGCCAAGGCGAAAGGCCGGCTGGTCGTCCCCATCTCGGATATCGGCAAGGGGAAAGGCGCCACTGAATACATCGAACTGGAAGAAGGGGACAGCCTGTTCATCCCGGCCAATCCGCAAAGCGTGCAGGTCTCCGGCTCGGTCTTCAACCAGACCGCTTTCGTCTACGACGGCAACAAGGGCATCTCCGACTACATCAAGCTGGCTGGCGGCTACACCGAGAACGCGGACAAGAAGCGGATTTACTTGCTGAAGGTGGACGGAACTGCCGTGAGGCCCGAGGAAGGATTCACCAGCATCTTCTGGAGCAAGACGTCAAGCCAGTGGGAGTCGGGGGGCAAGCAGTTGGATCCGGGGGACACGATCGTCGTTCCCGAGCAGCTGGAGAGGATCGCCTGGATGCGCGAAATAAAGGACATCACGCAGATCCTCTACCAGATCGCGGTCACCGCTGGGGTGCTGCTCGTGGCGTTTTAG